A genomic region of Pyrus communis chromosome 14, drPyrComm1.1, whole genome shotgun sequence contains the following coding sequences:
- the LOC137715451 gene encoding UDP-D-apiose/UDP-D-xylose synthase 2: protein MASSARVDLDGNPIKPITICMIGAGGFIGSHLCEKLMSETPHKVLALDVYNDKIKHLLEPENAHPWSDRIQFHRLNIKQDSRLEGLIKMADLTINLAAICTPADYNTRPLDTIYSNFIDALPVVKYCSENNKRLIHFSTCEVYGKTIGSYLPKDSPLRQDPAYYVLKEDESPCIFGSIEKQRWSYACAKQLIERLIYAEGAENGLEFTIVRPFNWIGPRMDFIPGIDGPSEGVPRVLACFSNNLLRREPLKLVDGGQSQRTFVYIKDAIEAVMLMIENPARANGHIFNVGNPNNEVTVRQLGEMMTEVYAKVSSEPKLETPTIDVSSQEFYGVGYDDSDKRIPDMTIINKQLGWNPKTSLWDLLESTLTYQHRTYAEAVKKAISQSSAI from the exons ATGGCGTCGTCGGCGAGAGTAGATCTAGACGGCAACCCGATAAAGCCGATTACCATATGCATGATTGGAGCCGGAGGGTTCATTGGGTCCCACCTCTGCGAGAAGCTGATGTCGGAGACGCCGCACAAGGTCCTAGCTCTGGACGTCTACAATGACAAGATCAAGCACCTGCTCGAGCCCGAGAACGCGCACCCCTGGTCCGATCGCATCCAGTTCCACCGACTCAACATCAAGCAGGACTCGCGCCTCGAAGGGCTCATCAAAATGGCAGATCTG ACGATTAATCTGGCGGCGATCTGTACTCCGGCGGACTACAACACCCGCCCGCTTGACACCATCTACAGCAACTTCATCGATGCTTTGCCGGTG GTGAAGTACTGCTCCGAAAACAACAAGCGGTTGATTCACTTTTCTACTTGTGAAGTGTATGGGAAAACCATTGGAAGCTATCTTCCTAAAGATAGTCCTCTTCGTCAG GATCCTGCTTATTATGTGCTTAAAGAAGATGAATCCCCTTGCATTTTTGGATCTATTGAGAAGCAGAGATGGTCCTATGCATGTGCAAAGCAATTGATCGAGAGGCTGATCTATG CCGAGGGTGCGGAAAATGGTCTTGAATTTACCATTGTGAGACCCTTTAACTGGATTGGACCTAGGATGGATTTCATTCCTGGCATTGACGGCCCTAGTGAGGGTGTTCCAAGAGTTCTTGCATGCTTCAGTAAT AATCTTCTTCGCCGTGAGCCTCTCAAGCTCGTAGATGGCGGCCAATCTCAAAGAACTTTTGTCTACATAAAGGATGCTATTGAAGCTGTTATGTTGATGATT GAAAATCCTGCTAGGGCCAATGGTCACATCTTCAATGTAGGCAACCCTAACAATGAAGTTACTGTTAGGCAGCTTGGTGAAATGATGACTGAG GTTTATGCGAAAGTAAGTAGCGAACCAAAACTGGAGACCCCCACCATTGATGTTAGCTCTCAAGAATTCTATGGAGTGGGATATGATGATAGTGACAAGAGAATTCCTGACATGACTATTATCAACAAGCAGCTTG GTTGGAATCCAAAGACCTCTCTCTGGGACTTGCTTGAATCAACCCTCACCTATCAGCATAGGACGTATGCCGAGGCTGTCAAGAAGGCCATTTCCCAATCATCAGCAATCTAA